A single genomic interval of Arthrobacter methylotrophus harbors:
- a CDS encoding FAD-dependent monooxygenase translates to MEMSERNVARSTDAVVVGAGPVGMTSAALLAARGINVIVLEMRSGTSEEPKAISIDDEALRTYQQAGIDHDISSIIVPGTGTRYYDAGNRPVFQARGATPFRLGHPFKNPFAQPDLEKVLAQGLINHERVTLEYDTKVTNVEQDDDFAYVTTEGPKGTEVLAARYVLGADGGRSVVRELVMDNAMSGRSYSDVWLVADTLEDPHTERYGMHHGDPKRPHVIVPGLDGRCRYEFRLFAGEGEPSQAPDFELIKRLVAPYRDIEPHQVERAINYRFNAVNADRYREGRFFLLGDAAHMMPPFAGQGLNSGIRDAANLTWKVAEVVKGKAPDSILDSYEPERKPHAGAIIAQSVRLGSVVMTTSERVARNRDEVIRQKLGTADGRAFFEEMRYRPIAQFVSDLSVTHNAGRAIGQPLVFDATSRTTARMDHVVGNDWVLLGVDVASESWAEAKQVAERFDASRWYIPFDDVQPRTAEVDGLLIDLDGSLYREFEEYRGKFVLVRPDHFTSAVFAPDELAVILEKTASLRQNKASLAVASV, encoded by the coding sequence ATGGAGATGAGCGAACGCAACGTGGCGCGCTCCACGGACGCAGTAGTTGTGGGTGCGGGGCCGGTCGGAATGACCTCAGCTGCCCTGCTGGCTGCACGTGGAATCAACGTGATTGTCTTGGAAATGCGCTCCGGAACCAGTGAGGAACCGAAGGCGATCAGCATCGATGACGAGGCGCTGCGCACCTACCAGCAGGCCGGTATCGACCATGACATTTCCAGCATCATCGTGCCGGGCACGGGAACCCGCTACTACGACGCCGGCAATCGCCCGGTTTTCCAGGCGCGCGGGGCAACCCCATTCCGTTTGGGCCACCCCTTCAAGAATCCCTTCGCGCAGCCTGATCTGGAAAAGGTCTTGGCTCAGGGCTTGATCAACCACGAACGGGTCACTTTGGAGTACGACACCAAAGTCACGAATGTTGAGCAGGACGACGATTTCGCTTACGTCACCACGGAGGGTCCGAAAGGCACTGAAGTTCTCGCCGCGCGATACGTCCTCGGCGCCGATGGTGGTCGTTCCGTCGTTCGGGAACTGGTCATGGACAACGCAATGTCCGGTCGCAGCTACTCGGATGTCTGGCTCGTGGCCGATACCCTGGAGGATCCCCACACCGAGCGTTACGGAATGCATCACGGAGACCCGAAACGTCCCCACGTCATTGTTCCGGGCCTGGACGGGCGTTGCCGCTACGAATTCCGCCTCTTCGCGGGCGAAGGAGAACCAAGCCAGGCTCCGGACTTCGAACTGATCAAGCGGCTCGTGGCGCCGTACCGCGACATCGAGCCGCACCAGGTTGAGCGTGCCATCAACTACCGCTTCAACGCAGTCAACGCAGACCGCTACCGCGAAGGCAGGTTCTTCCTGCTCGGGGATGCTGCCCACATGATGCCTCCGTTCGCCGGCCAGGGCCTGAACTCCGGTATTCGTGACGCCGCAAACTTGACGTGGAAGGTTGCGGAAGTCGTCAAAGGCAAGGCGCCGGACAGCATCTTGGACAGCTACGAGCCTGAACGCAAGCCTCATGCGGGTGCGATTATTGCTCAGTCGGTCCGTCTGGGCAGCGTCGTGATGACCACCTCGGAGCGAGTGGCCCGCAATCGCGATGAAGTCATTCGCCAAAAGCTGGGCACCGCTGATGGGCGGGCCTTCTTTGAAGAGATGCGCTACCGTCCCATCGCCCAATTCGTCTCGGACTTGTCCGTCACCCATAACGCCGGCCGCGCCATCGGGCAACCACTGGTCTTTGACGCCACTTCACGCACCACCGCCCGCATGGATCATGTCGTCGGCAACGACTGGGTGCTGTTGGGCGTTGACGTGGCGTCGGAATCCTGGGCCGAAGCCAAGCAGGTGGCCGAGCGCTTCGATGCCTCCCGTTGGTACATCCCGTTCGATGACGTTCAGCCACGTACTGCCGAGGTGGACGGTTTGCTGATCGATCTGGATGGCTCGCTGTACCGGGAGTTCGAAGAGTATCGCGGGAAGTTTGTGCTCGTACGCCCTGACCACTTCACCTCAGCGGTGTTCGCACCCGACGAACTCGCAGTCATCTTGGAAAAGACCGCTTCGCTGCGGCAGAACAAAGCGTCGCTAGCCGTCGCTTCCGTCTAG